The region GAGACGATTTCACCAGCTGCCGATGCACCACGATTTACACCGTCACGCGCTTTTTTGTAAGCCCCGGAATTCTTAACATCTTCATAGTTCTCTTTTATAGTGCGTTTTATGTTGTTGGCCGTAACGGGTTCTCCTTTCATTTCAAGCTTTTGTGCTGTAGTTTCTGCTTTTGGAATAAAAGCCCACAAAACGATGTATACTAAGAAGCCCACACCATAAAAAATTGTAACAATTACGGTTAGTACGCGCATTAGTACAGGATCAATGCCAAAATAATGGGCCATACCTGAACATACTCCACCCAGCACCGTATTGTCTGGATCTCTGAATAGCCTGCGTTGCCGATTTTCTGTTACGGGGTCTTCTGAAAATTCTTCTTCTGTATCGGCGTCGATATCTTCAGGCGCACCCATTATTTTAATAATTTGTGCGATATCTTCTTCATTTACGACCTGCTTTTTGTCGGTGATTTTTTCCTGAAGAATTTCTGCAATGCGTAGTTCAATATCGTTTATAATTTCTTTTCCTTCGGCATTATCTCCAAAACGCTTTTTTAGCTCTGCGAAATAGTTTTTCAGCCGAACAAAGGCATCCTGATCAATGTGAAAAATGATGCCGCTGATGTTTATGGTAGTTGTTTCTTTCATTTTTCAAGGTTTTTTAGGGTTATTGTTTTTCGGGGTTTTTAATTTTTTCTACTGCTCCTATTAGATTATTCCAGGAGTGGTCCAGTTCATGCAAAAAACCGGCACCTTCGTCTGTGAGCGCATAATACTTTCTTGGGGGGCCTTGTGTAGATTCCTCCCATCGGTATTTGAGTAACCCTGCATTTTTTAACCTGGTAAGCAGTGGGTAGAGTGTTCCTTCAACGACAATGAGCTCGGCCTCCTTGAGCCGGTTTATGATGTCGCTGGCATAGGCATCCTGATTTTCGAGTATGCTGAGGATGCAATACTCCAGAATCCCTTTCCGCATTTGTGCTTTAGCATTTTCTATTTTCATAGGTTAAAGGTTTAAGTGCCCCGGGAGATGCGACGTACCATAATTGGTTTGGTGTGGGTTTTATGGTTAGTAAAGTGTCATGGTTTTCCAATTATTCGCATCAACATTGGGGCGGGTCATGGTTTAAGGGTTATTTTATATTTCGGTACGAAAAATATAGTATGCCAATACTCATGAAAAGAATGAAGTAACCTATCGATATCCATTCATGCATGGTGAAAATTTCACTTGAGGCTCCCTGCATTATATTTGGTGATACCTTAGCAGGCAGTGCCCACGGCCAATAATCAACGTATTTCCATCCCAATTGCATAATGGTTCCTGCAATAGTGGCAGCAAAGCCAAATCCTATGGGTTTTATAAAATTCCGGAATCGGATGCTCAACAAATACTGAATGGCTACTATGCCCAGGCTTGCTAAAAATGATTTGGTTATTTGTTTGATCATCATTACCCACGGAATGGGTTTGGACAGAAACATTGTTTCAGGTATCAATGCACCAAGTAGCAGACCGAAAA is a window of Salinivirga cyanobacteriivorans DNA encoding:
- a CDS encoding PadR family transcriptional regulator, which encodes MKIENAKAQMRKGILEYCILSILENQDAYASDIINRLKEAELIVVEGTLYPLLTRLKNAGLLKYRWEESTQGPPRKYYALTDEGAGFLHELDHSWNNLIGAVEKIKNPEKQ